A stretch of Miscanthus floridulus cultivar M001 chromosome 13, ASM1932011v1, whole genome shotgun sequence DNA encodes these proteins:
- the LOC136502287 gene encoding protein NUCLEAR FUSION DEFECTIVE 4-like, translating to MAEVGSRMRGFLRNRWLVFVAAMWMQSCAGVGYLFGSLSPVIKASLGYNQRQVAGLGVAKDLGDSVGFLAGTLCAVLPLWAALLVGAAQNLVGYGWVWLAVTRRVPVPPLWAMCILIFIGNNGETYFNTAALVSCVQNFPKSRGPIVGILKGFAGLSGAILTQIYAIVHSPDDAALIFMVAVGPTMVVIALMFIVRPVGGHRQVRPSDATSFTFVYSVCLLLAAYLMGVMLLEDLVDLSQSVTILLTIILIIFLLVPIVIPVLLSFFSDDDETLYALLLPSPRKEEPTASTSSEEQQEVILSEVEDEKPKDVDLLPASERQKRIAELQTRLFQAAAVGAVRVKRRKGPRRGEDFTLMQALIKADFWLLFFSLLLGSGSGLTVIDNLGQMSQSLGYEETHIFVSMISIWNFLGRIGGGYFSEIIVKDYAYPRAIALAIAQVLMAIGHFNFAMAWPGTMYIGTLLVGVGYGAHWAIVPAAASELFGVKSFGALYNFLTVANPAGSLVFSGVIASGIYDAEAAKQAQQRHNSTLLAMSGRVVNIVSEASQSSKCEGAICFFLSSLIMSGFCIIAFGLSLILVYRTKIVYTSLYGKPRT from the exons ATGGCGGAGGTGGGCAGCCGGATGCGCGGGTTCCTGCGGAACCGGTGGCTGGTGTTCGTGGCGGCGATGTGGATGCAGTCCTGCGCTGGGGTCGGATACCTCTTCGGCAGCCTCTCGCCCGTGATCAAGGCCTCGCTCGGGTACAACCAGCGCCAGGTGGCCGGGCTCGGCGTCGCCAAGGACCTCGGCGACAGCGTCGGCTTCCTCGCCGGCACGCTCTGCGCCGTGCTCCCGCTCTGGGCCGCGCTCCTCGTCGGCGCCGCGCAGAACCTCGTCGGGTACGGGTGGGTCTGGCTCGCCGTCACGCGCCGCGTCCCCGTGCCCCCGCTCTGGGCG ATGTGCATTCTAATCTTCATCGGTAACAATGGTGAGACATACTTCAACACTGCTGCACTTGTCTCATGTGTTCAGAACTTCCCCAAGAGCCGTGGACCAATTGTTGGTATCCTCAAAGGATTCGCTGGATTAAGTGGTGCAATTCTAACGCAGATTTATGCAATTGTACACTCTCCTGATGATGCCGCACTGATCTTCATGGTTGCAGTTGGCCCAACAATGGTTGTTATAGCTTTAATGTTCATTGTAAGACCTGTTGGAGGCCACAGACAAGTGCGGCCTTCTGATGCCACAAGTTTCACATTTGTATACAGCGTCTGCTTGCTCTTGGCCGCTTATCTTATGGGTGTCATGTTATTGGAAGACCTTGTTGACTTAAGCCAGTCAGTGACTATCTTGTTGACCATCATTCTAATAATCTTTTTATTAGTTCCAATAGTCATCCCAGTTCTACTCAGCTTCTTTTCGGATGATGATGAGACTTTGTATGCACTATTATTGCCATCACCTCGGAAAGAAGAACCAACTGCATCAACATCTTCTGAGGAGCAACAGGAGGTTATACTCAGCGAGGTGGAGGATGAAAAGCCAAAGGACGTTGATTTACTTCCAGCTTCAGAGAGGCAAAAAAGGATAGCAGAATTGCAGACAAGGTTATTTCAGGCAGCTGCTGTTGGTGCTGTCAGGGTTAAGAGGAGGAAAGGTCCACGGAGAGGAGAGGATTTCACACTGATGCAAGCGCTCATCAAGGCAGATTTCTGGCTTCTATTTTTCTCTCTTCTGCTGGGCTCTGGATCTGGTCTCACTGTGATTGATAATCTTGGGCAAATGAGCCAGTCATTGGGTTACGAGGAAacccacatttttgtgtcaatgaTTAGCATCTGGAACTTTCTTGGACGTATTGGTGGAGGGTACTTCTCAGAGATTATTGTCAA AGATTATGCATATCCAAGGGCAATTGCATTAGCAATAGCTCAAGTCCTGATGGCGATCGGGCACTTCAACTTTGCAATGGCTTGGCCTGGGACAATGTACATTGGCACGCTGCTTGTCGGAGTAGGCTACGGTGCCCACTGGGCCATTGTGCCAGCCGCAGCCTCTGAACTGTTTGGGGTGAAAAGTTTCGGAGCACTGTATAATTTCCTCACAGTCGCAAACCCAGCAGGGTCCCTGGTATTCTCAGGGGTTATCGCCAGTGGCATCTATGACGCTGAAGCAGCAAAGCAGGCTCAGCAGCGCCACAACTCTACGTTGCTGGCAATGAGTGGCAGAGTGGTTAACATAGTCTCTGAAGCCTCTCAGTCATCGAAGTGTGAGGGCGCCATCTGTTTCTTCCTCTCATCCCTGATCATGTCTGGGTTCTGCATCATTGCTTttggcttgagcttgatcctGGTCTATCGGACAAAGATTGTGTACACAAGCCTATATGGGAAACCGCGTACTTGA
- the LOC136502288 gene encoding plant-specific TFIIB-related protein PTF2-like gives MGSTCLSCGEGAVVADPDSGALVCTSCGVIQDAGGAEFVHQSTFNDSGGLDLRVSSLVRNSSDSAYRDQKLAVASAGITSIATRLGLSLARAEEALRMAKSATDGQLATPGSAFLPSLAAACTLLVARSHRLPLSLAEAAEAAFCSAPALGDLVSRVAAQLSLPPLPCFDYAAALDRAVQLSPSLNAAAAHKTDAILAQARFLFRCASKWSLTTGRFPLPLVVALLAFSAEVNGVTSLSLEDIARDISAGLRTSLRRYKELVDALVHVARHLLPWGADVNAKNLLLNAPVLLRLMEMRSQSDPSEEFLESFAPNIAAIVQAYSKVDDDESKYLHITPVSADDFDFDNLEPEEKEFENQNVSEKGLSDAYKNVLNRLAQLQKLGKVGKGADRRKRLKGGLELEPCMDAVNNGWKKDMLLEDVVDIDIGYDAPPPSFTAGLELQKERRARIEAAKQRIDAIRKATAPAAKANNSESEDVVRNEYVSPPQKLTRKNRGGKKMDDIDHILLSDNMADSSGARKKRRRRGSCDGIDWEDCIIELLFLHGANEAEIEQGQYRRLLELNVFSAVSGGKLNSGNAILKSSVCDGPNHSE, from the coding sequence ATGGGCTCCACGTGCCTGTCGTGCGGCGAGGGCGCGGTGGTGGCGGATCCGGACTCGGGCGCGCTCGTCTGCACCTCCTGCGGCGTCATCCAGGACGCCGGCGGCGCGGAGTTCGTCCACCAGTCCACCTTCAACGACTCGGGGGGCCTCGATCTCCGCGTCTCCTCCCTCGTCCGCAACAGCTCCGACTCCGCCTACCGCGACCAGAAGCTCGCTgtcgcctccgcgggcatcacctcCATCGCCACCCGCCTCGGCCTGTCGCTGGCCCGCGCCGAGGAGGCGCTCCGCATGGCCAAGTCCGCCACCGACGGCCAGCTCGCCACCCCGGGCAGCGCCTTCCTCCCCTCCCTCGCCGCTGCCTGCACCCTGCTCGTCGCGCGCTCCCACCGCCTCCCGCTCTCCCTCGCCGAGGCCGCGGAAGCCGCCTTCTGCTCCGCGCCCGCCCTCGGCGACCTGGTCTCTCGCGTCGCCGCCCAGCTAtcgctccctcccctcccctgctTCGACTACGCCGCCGCGCTCGACCGCGCCGTGCAACTCTCGCCCTCGCTCAACGCCGCGGCGGCCCACAAGACGGACGCGATTCTCGCCCAGGCCCGGTTCCTCTTCCGATGCGCCTCCAAGTGGTCGCTCACCACCGGCCGGTTCCCGCTCCCCCTCGTCGTGGCGCTGCTCGCCTTCTCTGCGGAGGTGAACGGGGTCACTTCTCTCTCCTTGGAGGACATTGCCCGGGACATCTCGGCGGGATTGAGGACCAGCCTCCGCCGATACAAGGAGCTCGTTGACGCGCTGGTGCATGTCGCGCGCCACCTGCTTCCGTGGGGCGCCGATGTCAATGCCAAGAACCTGCTCCTCAACGCTCCGGTCCTGCTCCGGCTCATGGAGATGCGCTCACAGTCGGACCCTTCTGAAGAGTTTCTTGAGAGCTTCGCTCCGAACATTGCTGCAATTGTGCAGGCGTACTCTAAAGTTGACGACGACGAGTCCAAATACCTTCATATTACTCCTGTCAGTGCTGATGACTTTGATTTCGATAATCTTGAGCCAGAGGAGAAGGAATTTGAAAACCAGAATGTCTCAGAGAAGGGCCTATCAGATGCTTACAAAAATGTCCTAAATAGGCTTGCCCAGCTACAGAAACTTGGGAAGGTTGGTAAAGGTGCTGACAGGAGGAAGCGATTGAAAGGAGGACTGGAGCTGGAGCCGTGTATGGACGCAGTGAATAATGGTTGGAAAAAGGACATGCTGCTTGAGGATGTGGTGGATATTGACATTGGCTACGATGCACCTCCACCATCGTTTACTGCTGGTTTGGAGTTGCAGAAGGAGAGGAGAGCACGTATTGAAGCTGCCAAGCAGCGAATTGATGCGATTAGGAAGGCTACTGCTCCAGCTGCAAAAGCAAATAATTCAGAATCAGAAGATGTTGTAAGAAACGAATATGTCTCTCCCCCGCAAAAATTGACCAGGAAGAATCGAGGGGGAAAGAAGATGGATGATATAGATCATATCCTTCTCAGTGACAATATGGCAGATAGTTCAGGTGCCAGGAAAAAGAGACGAAGAAGAGGTTCCTGTGACGGTATCGATTGGGAAGATTGCATTATTGAGCTCCTGTTCCTGCATGGTGCAAATGAAGCCGAGATTGAACAAGGCCAGTACAGAAGATTGTTGGAGTTGAATGTATTCAGTGCAGTAAGTGGGGGGAAATTGAATAGTGGCAATGCCATTCTCAAGTCTTCAGTATGTGATGGTCCCAATCATTCTGAATGA